TCATTAGAAAATTTGGCATCTATTGGTATATGGTTGTCTTCAACAAAAGTCTACCAGCAAATGTCCCTTTAAAATGTGAGATGGTTTCAGAACTTCTGACGGCACTTTATGTTGATGAGCATTCGattataaaacatatatgtattacttactacagttactatattattactTACCTACCATTCTCTACCTCACTGCGGTGTTGCTGCTAAAAATACTGATGTTAATATGCACGTTCTTAATATTTACTAATCATTGTTTTCGGCTTTCAGTTCATCGGAAAAAGCAAGCTAAAATGCATAATAAAGGTACTGCAAAATGTGTAGAAATGTTTTTGCAATGaataaaagttcaaaattaaaataagcgGAGTTGTCTTCACAATCAGGAAACAAATCCATATCATTTTTAAATCCAAAGTTTCATATCTAAATTTATTGGGTTGGTTCCCTTAGGTCAGTAATGAGAGGTTTGGCTGTATAACACAgtacaacaaaacaaaacaataaagcAAAGATAACTAATGCATTGGGTCAAGTCAGTAAAACAAACATGATTATTGTAGTTATCAGTCCCATCCATGGCTAATGGTGGTAGTCTGGCACCAAAAACAGCCAAGAGAAAACTGTAGAAGAAGCTACTAAGTTTCATGATAAGCTACAGCGCATTACAGTAAAGTAGCGTCTGATAAATGAGGTGTTATCACTGCACCAAGTGCGACAAGAAATCTAAATTTCACTCAGTTATTTGGAATGTTCAGACAATGACTCCTAAAATGGTCAACAGTCTTGCACCTGGCTCATAAATTTAAAGCCGCTCAAGCACTGTCTGGATATAGCAGCACTCCAAGAAACATGGTTGCGAGAAATCAACACTGAATCAATCGCATAGCAGTAGTGAAGAAATCCATTGGGTATATGAGAATCTGGCTAGACACAAACAATCGAAACAAAACAGTCACAAGTGAGCATCATAGAATTACAACAAGCATACAGGATAGCTTTAAAGTGTCAAGGTGTGACATACTTCTTGATATCAGACACGATTAATGGCATGTCCCAGTATTCCTGAAACTGTTTACTCACCACTTTCAATCCACCTTCTGAATCGAAGTTGGCAGCTAATGTGTTTGAAAAGGTCGAGCTGCTTGCGGTGATTTGCCTGGCGTAGCATGTATATTGATAATCTTGTTACGGCTGAAAAGACTCGTGAAAATCATGACACAAATCTATGGATGCTGTTAAAAAGGGCTGTGCAAGTCAATGTAAATTCAATATGAAGAAAGGAAAGCTACCTCCATCATGGGTTGTACTTCATGGCCAGTTGATGTCATGTGACGGCCTCAAACTTGGTCCCAAcaaaataaagttgatatctaaCATGGCTCCACCTTCGGATAAAGCTGGTGAACAACATTTGTTAGGTACCCTATGTTACGATATTCAATATTCATCAGCATTGTTGTTGTGCGCTTACATGTATGCTCGTATGCACTTATTCTGGGAAATAAAACAACACTTCCTGTCACGGATCTCAACATGGTGGCAGCGTGGTCCATTttcattgctattattactaatttAAATTGATAAATATTTCTTTAATCTCAAGTTTAGCTGAATCATAATCGACCAGAAAATATCTCAACTACCCGCACTAAAGGAATTCGACTATTCTCAACCCGATGGCTTCACTGACTGGCTAAAACGGTTTAAATGGTACAGAATCGCTAGAGGGCGACTTATAAATAAGGACGGAAATGTTCAAATAGCAACGCTGTTGTATACAATGGGTCAAGACAGCCAGCAACTCTATGACACCTTTTCATTTACCAAGGAGGAAGACAAGGACGATTTTGATGTGGTAACTAAAGCATTTCAGGATTACTTCACCCCTAAGCGCAACACGATTCACTTGAGAAGTCAGATTCATGCTAGAAACCAGACGAATCCATCGAGAATTTTGTCAGAGAGCTATATCGACTAAGCGAGCTATATCGACTAAACTGTAATTTTGGGTCCGAAAGAGACAATCTTTAAGAGATAGACTAATAGTAGGAATTATTGACAAAGAACTATCTGCTAAACTTCAACTTGAAGACACTTTCGATCTTGCCAGGGCAATATCAATTTCCCGACAACACGAGCTTGTCAAACAAGGGATTTCGACGAAGGCTTCTGTGGAAGCAGTCGCACACAGTCATTACAATCGCAGTTTCCGAGACCACGAAAAGCGGCACGACAATAATACAAACAACCGGCGTAACAATAGTTGCAGCAACTATTCCGGAGCAACCACTGCCCAATCTCACACCATCACCAACTGTAACAACTATGGGAGTAGCCATCAACGCCAACAATGTCCTGCATACGGCAAGCAATGCCACAACTTCAAAAAAGAATGATCACTTCTCAAAAGTATGTAGGAGCAGGCGCAATCCAATGCCGAATCAGAGAATTGCATCAGAAATCGTCGACCAGAGTATGCCAAGTAATGACAACAATGTATTTTACCTGAATGCTGTAACTAACATAACCGACAACAATGATCCTTGGTTTGTGAGTATACCTGTAAACGATTGCACTGTAAAATTCAAAGTTAACACTGGGGCAGATGTGACCCTTCTTTCAAAGCAGACTTGTGATTTATTGCCTAACAAACTCATGTTGTCTAAAGCTGACATTCTATTGATATCTGTCAACTCTGAAGTTACTGTTTATGGTTATTTTGTAAATACTGCGCATGATAACAATGACTACTCTCTGAACTGTTATGTAGCTGATACTAGATCCAATCTTTTGTCCAGGGGTGCGGTGGAGCAGATGGCGGTCAAAGGTGTAGTATCAAGCATTACTTTAGGTGTGATTAAGGGCAGCTATTAAGCTCCGCAACGACATCaagcctacatgtatatatgcttcCCGCCGCATACCTTTTCTCATGTTAGATAAAGTAAACAATGAATTCGACAGAATGATTAACAAGGGCATCATAAGATCAGTTACCGCAACCCACTGACTGGTGCTCTACTCTAGTATCGGTTGAAAAAAAGTCTGGGCAAGTTAGACTCTGTATTGACCTCCGACCGGTCAATCGTGAGGTAATTAGGGAAACGTACCCAATACCATCCTTTGATGAGCTAACCTCAAAGTTTAACGGTGCTAAGATATTCTCAACTCTTGATGCTTGCAGTGGGTACCACCAAATAGCCCTAGATGACGCGTCTAGTTTATACACCACGTTCATAACGCATCGCGGCAGATTCTGCTTCAACCGCCTGACATTTGGCATCACCAGCGCGAGTGAGACTTTTCAGAGAAAGATGGAGGAAATTCTACACGGGTTGGATAGAATAGTTGTCTATCAAGATGATATCTTGGTATTTGGGCCGAATACAAAGGAACACGACAAACGACTTAACATGTTAATGAGCAGAATCACAGAACATAGACTACAATTGAACGAAACGAAATGCACCTACAGACAATCAAGTGTGAAATTCCTCGGACACATATTCAGTGAAGGCATTCAGCCAGACCCAGACAAGGTCTAAGCCACATCAGCAATAGCCAAGCAAGTGGATGTCCTGCGTTAAGAAGATTCTTAGGCATGGTTAACTATATGTAACGTTACATAGCAAACTTATAAGAACTAGCCAGCCCTTTGTACCGCCTCATACGCAAGGACACCCAGTGGACTTGGGATAACCCCTAGGAAGAAGCCGTTCTAAATATAATTGCCCAACTCAAGCAAACCCCGAGACTAAAATACTATGACAGTAGCCTCCCTGTTTCTATACATGCTGATGCCTCTCAGAACGACATTGGTGCCATGCTCACACAGAAAGAGCACTGCATATGCTCCGCATCACGTTCTCTCAATGAcatagaaaaaatatataatatgaagCGAGAGTTACTAGCACTTGTGTGGGGCTATGAGAAATTTGACCAATACCTCCGCAGATTAACCAGCTTTGACCTAATAACTGATCACTCGCCGTTAGTCTCCATGATAAATGGAATAGATATCAACAACACACCAGCAAGATGCCAAAGAATGTTGATGAGACTCACGCGATACAACCCTGTAGTAAAACACATACCTGGTGCACAGATGATCGTCCCAGACACTTTGTCACTATCCCCCGATGACAAACACGGAGTTAGCATCGAGCTAACGGAAAAAGTTGAAACACATCTTACCTCAGTGAGGCCTAACTTACCTATTTCAGACGAAAGAATCCAGGAAATAGTCCCAAACAGACCCAATCGTACAATAAGCACTCAATCACACCCTAAATGGATGGCCAAAGTACTGCAAGGCTGTACCCAAAGTATTACTGCCATACTTTCTTGTTAGGGCAAATTTATCTATCGCTGAGAACATGCTGCTATACAACAACAGAATAGTAATAGTTGACACGCTCAAAGCAAATACCTTCAAGGCGATACATCAAGGACACTGGGACAGCAGTCTGGTGGCCTTAAGCTAAACCATGACATTCAGGAACACATATCCCAATGCGAATATTGCAATCTGAAAGCACCAGTCAATCGGAAAAACCTATGATCTCGCACAACCTCCCAAAATCAAAATGGTACACTATTGCTACAGACCTCCTCGAACATGACGGCGCCAAGTACATCGTACAAGTCGACCTTTACAGTTGGTATCCACAACACAACCACTCCCATTATTGTCCAAAATCTAAAATCGATATTTGCTCGCTGGGGTATTCCCGTTGGACTGATAAGCAATAATGGTCCACCTTACAGCAGTCAAGAATTCGCCAAGTTTTTGGCTGAGCATAGCACAACTCACATAACTAGCAGTCCGTGCTACCGACAATCAAACGGCGCAGCCGAAAGAGCGGTACAAACCGCCAAAAGAATTCTAGCCCAACCTGACCCAGTTATTGCCCTGATAACCTATCGATGTTCAAAGACAGTGACAGCATATAGCCCAAACCAAGTAATGCTCGGTGCTGATATTAAAACGTCGTTAACCAAACGCGATGCACCTGAGCCGGTCGATCTTCAGGCAATTCTTGAAAATGATACCTTCGGAAAGCTCGCAGCCAAAGCGCAGTATGATAAATCAGCACTCAACTAACCCCTCGAATGGAATGGAGCAACTAGACATATTCTGTCATCGACAAAGCCTATACACCCAGATCATATATTCTGCTCCATAACAAAAACAAGCGAAAATTCTAGCCATTACAATCACCAGCAACCATTACAATTCAATCCAGCCATTACGTCACCAGTAGCCAATACAGGCCCTACACAACCCAGCGCAGCAAATATACCTGAGGACAACACGCAATGTGACTCACCGCCTATAACTGACGCACAGACTAACAACAGGTACACCACTCATTACGGCCGCACCATTAATGTACCCAAGTCGTATACGCCCGACTAACGAACGCCCGGTGCTGTAAGTACGGCCGGGATGTGTTCCACTGTACCTCGGGACTCACGATGGGTTTAAGATATCACTGTAGTAAATTTTTTGTCCACTACTCAAATGTTGTTTCTTTTTACTGTCTCTGTCAATCGCATAAccattatatatactattttcTTTTACAATTGTCTTAAGGTGAGGATGTTACGATATTCAATATTCATCAGCATTGTTGTTGTGTGCttatatgtatgtttgtatgcacTTATTCTGGGCAATTAAACACCACTTCCTGTCACAGATCTTAACACCCTAAACTACTTGGGCTCCTATACTCCTAACCTAACAGCTATTACAAACCTTTAAGAATACGGCTAATTAATGACTTTCTCTTTTCATGGAAACCAGAGGTAATGGCGGCCTTTGATGAGGTTAAAAAGAGTCTGTGTAGCAAACGCGCATTGGCTGACTTTGGCTCATTTAAGAGCAGGTCA
Above is a window of Watersipora subatra chromosome 3, tzWatSuba1.1, whole genome shotgun sequence DNA encoding:
- the LOC137390717 gene encoding uncharacterized protein, which translates into the protein MTAPSTSYKSTFTVGIHNTTTPIIVQNLKSIFARWGIPVGLISNNGPPYSSQEFAKFLAEHSTTHITSSPCYRQSNGAAERAVQTAKRILAQPDPVIALITYRCSKTVTAYSPNQVMLGADIKTSLTKRDAPEPVDLQAILENDTFGKLAAKAQYDKSALN